Proteins co-encoded in one Cinclus cinclus chromosome Z, bCinCin1.1, whole genome shotgun sequence genomic window:
- the SLC25A51 gene encoding mitochondrial nicotinamide adenine dinucleotide transporter SLC25A51, with translation MAPPAGAAPGDSAGRDSSGKHYLCGLCAAFTNIMVTFPIQKVLFRQQLYGLRTGEAVRQLRRDGLRTLYRGILPPLMQKTATMALMFGLYEDFSALLLSHARAPELLTRSAAAALTGTTEAVLTPFERVQTLLQDYKHHDKFTNTYQAFKVLKAYGMREYYRGLVPILLRNGPSNVLFFGLRGPIKQYLPEATSYSSHMVNDFICGGLLGAVLGLLFFPVNVIKTRMQAQIGGEFQSFSKVLVKIWLERDRKVIHLFRGAHLNCHRSVLSWGIINATYEFLLKLL, from the coding sequence ATGGCTCCTCCGGCCGGCGCGGCCCCCGGGGACTCTGCGGGCCGGGACAGCTCGGGCAAGCACTACCTGTGCGGGCTGTGCGCTGCCTTCACCAATATCATGGTGACCTTCCCCATCCAGAAGGTTCTGTTCCGGCAGCAGCTGTACGGGCTGCGCACGGGGGAGGCCGTGCGCCAGCTGCGCCGCGACGGGCTGCGCACGCTGTACCGAGGCATCCTGCCCCCGCTGATGCAGAAAACCGCCACCATGGCGCTCATGTTCGGCCTCTACGAGGATTTCTCGGCGCTGCTGCTCAGCCACGCCCGCGCCCCCGAGCTCCTGACGCGCAGCGCCGCGGCCGCGCTGACCGGCACCACCGAGGCTGTGCTCACACCCTTCGAGCGCGTCCAGACGCTGCTGCAGGACTACAAACACCACGACAAGTTCACAAACACTTACCAGGCTTTCAAGGTTCTGAAAGCCTACGGGATGCGGGAGTATTACCGGGGATTGGTACCGATTCTGCTGCGAAACGGGCCCAGTAACGTGCTCTTCTTCGGCCTGCGGGGGCCCATCAAGCAGTACCTGCCTGAAGCCACCTCCTACAGCTCTCACATGGTCAACGACTTCATCTGCGGGGGGCTGCTGGGCGCCGTGCTGGGCCTCTTGTTCTTCCCTGTGAATGTCATAAAAACTCGCATGCAGGCTCAGATTGGTGGCGAATTTCAGTCCTTCTCCAAAGTGTTAGTGAAGATCTGGCTGGAACGCGACAGGAAGGTGATCCACCTCTTCAGGGGAGCCCACCTGAACTGCCACCGCTCTGTGCTGTCCTGGGGGATCATCAATGCCACCTACGAGttcctgctgaagctgctgtga